A single window of Granulicella cerasi DNA harbors:
- a CDS encoding ROK family transcriptional regulator — protein sequence MSKSSTKTRNQSQSRPALRVGRQLAYVEVASSELTRDINRDLILEHIRAHQPVSRVELARISGLQPSTVSSIVEQLKEERWVKEGATIKTARGRRPTQLTLNDELLMLVADVRPHHAVLAVVDLNGHFLSRRLVPLPSDVKKGCEVIADGMAKLRDEHPGKIFEGVGLSVPGRVDPGTNRLVLVPNLQWKGYDVSGDIGKRLGLKVELENDANACLLSELWFGHIDGLRNVVLIAISEGIGAAILAEGKLIGGGNGLAGEFGHICIDAHGPKCGCGKNGCWEMFASSQAAVRYYTELRPKEPKPTMTELISKAMNKDEAAVAALTRQSEEIGKGLRMVTASLAPEAVLFAGDITTFWDLSGPIIERECKRGLLTDGSGPRLLSIGDGELALLRGAAAVVLQRHSGYYRSAHARPRTA from the coding sequence ATGAGTAAGTCCTCTACGAAAACCCGCAATCAGAGCCAGAGCCGCCCGGCGCTGCGTGTGGGGCGGCAACTCGCCTACGTCGAGGTCGCGTCCAGCGAACTTACGCGCGACATCAATCGCGACCTGATCCTCGAACACATTCGCGCGCACCAGCCGGTCTCTCGGGTAGAACTTGCGCGCATCTCCGGCCTGCAGCCCAGCACCGTTTCTTCCATCGTCGAGCAGCTCAAGGAAGAGCGCTGGGTGAAGGAAGGTGCGACGATCAAGACCGCGCGCGGGCGTCGTCCCACGCAACTCACGCTCAACGATGAACTGCTGATGCTCGTCGCCGATGTGCGTCCGCACCATGCGGTGCTTGCTGTCGTGGACCTCAACGGCCACTTCCTCTCGCGCCGTCTCGTGCCGCTGCCTTCTGATGTGAAGAAGGGCTGCGAGGTGATTGCTGACGGCATGGCGAAGCTGCGCGATGAGCATCCCGGCAAGATTTTCGAAGGCGTCGGCCTGAGTGTTCCCGGCCGCGTGGACCCCGGCACGAACCGCCTGGTGCTCGTGCCGAACCTGCAGTGGAAGGGCTATGACGTTTCCGGTGACATCGGCAAGCGACTCGGCCTGAAGGTCGAGCTCGAGAATGACGCAAACGCCTGCCTGCTCAGCGAACTCTGGTTTGGACACATCGACGGCCTGCGCAACGTGGTGCTCATCGCGATCTCCGAAGGCATCGGCGCGGCGATTCTCGCTGAGGGCAAACTCATCGGCGGCGGCAATGGCCTCGCCGGCGAGTTCGGGCACATCTGCATCGATGCACACGGGCCCAAGTGCGGCTGCGGCAAGAACGGTTGCTGGGAGATGTTCGCATCGTCGCAAGCGGCGGTGCGCTACTACACCGAGCTGCGCCCGAAAGAGCCGAAGCCGACGATGACCGAGCTGATCAGCAAAGCCATGAACAAGGACGAGGCCGCCGTCGCCGCGCTTACACGACAGAGCGAAGAGATCGGCAAAGGTCTGCGCATGGTCACCGCCTCGCTCGCGCCGGAAGCGGTGCTCTTCGCAGGCGACATCACGACCTTCTGGGACCTCTCCGGCCCCATCATCGAGCGCGAGTGCAAGCGCGGCTTGCTGACTGACGGCAGCGGACCACGTCTGCTCTCCATCGGTGACGGCGAACTGGCGTTGCTCCGCGGCGCCGCGGCTGTCGTGCTGCAGCGGCACTCGGGCTACTATCGCTCTGCGCACGCACGTCCCCGAACCGCATAA
- a CDS encoding glycoside hydrolase family 16 protein: MKHKWFAVALLFALSAPGWTQAAKPHWKLTWSDEFNGPDGSAPDPAKWSFVVDGKGFGNQELEYYTDRAVNTHVEHGNLVITALKEDFTGKDGVLRHYTSGRIETKGKFAQQYGRFEARIKFPRGKGVWPAFWMLGDDIEKVGWPKSGELDIVENIGREPSKIHGSLHGPGYSGGSPLTGAYTLPDGKIFADDFHVFAVEWDPKEIRFYCDGHLYETETTDSIPEAKHWAFDHPFFILLNFAVGGGWPGNPDETTQFPQQMLVDWVRVYKAQ; the protein is encoded by the coding sequence ATGAAGCATAAGTGGTTCGCAGTTGCCTTGTTGTTCGCGCTCAGCGCACCTGGCTGGACGCAAGCAGCGAAACCGCATTGGAAGCTGACATGGAGCGATGAGTTCAACGGGCCGGATGGTTCTGCGCCAGACCCTGCGAAGTGGAGCTTCGTCGTCGACGGTAAGGGCTTCGGCAATCAGGAGTTGGAGTACTACACCGACCGCGCGGTGAATACGCACGTCGAGCACGGCAACCTTGTGATCACCGCGTTGAAGGAAGACTTTACCGGCAAGGACGGCGTCTTGCGCCACTACACGTCGGGCCGCATCGAGACGAAGGGCAAGTTCGCGCAGCAGTATGGACGCTTTGAAGCGCGTATCAAGTTTCCGCGCGGCAAGGGCGTATGGCCTGCGTTCTGGATGCTTGGCGACGATATCGAAAAAGTCGGCTGGCCGAAGAGCGGTGAACTCGACATCGTTGAGAATATCGGGCGCGAGCCGAGCAAGATTCACGGCTCGCTGCATGGGCCGGGATACTCTGGCGGCAGTCCGCTGACGGGTGCTTACACGCTGCCTGACGGCAAGATCTTCGCGGACGACTTTCACGTCTTCGCCGTGGAGTGGGACCCGAAGGAGATTCGCTTTTACTGCGATGGGCATCTCTACGAAACGGAAACGACCGATAGCATTCCAGAGGCGAAGCACTGGGCGTTCGATCACCCTTTCTTCATCCTCCTGAACTTTGCAGTGGGTGGCGGATGGCCGGGGAATCCGGATGAGACGACGCAGTTTCCGCAGCAGATGCTGGTGGACTGGGTGCGCGTCTACAAAGCGCAGTAA
- a CDS encoding sodium:solute symporter family protein — MNPAALSMFALTTQLTSLSALDITILLLYFAVVIFIGFYVKGSTNTSEEFFLAGREMSAWIAGLSFVSANLGSLELMGWAGSAYQYGILATHWYWIGAIPAMLFLGIVMMPFYYISKTHSVPGYLQLRFGEGARALSATSFGLMTILMSGVNMYAMAVVMKTILGWNITFSIWVGAVTVAIYVMLGGLRSAIINEVLQFILIWAGAALIPILGLIEAGGWHNLKAQIAQNVGNTSYTHLWANTGTFASNPMGVNWFGLVFGLGAVVSFGYWTTDFLVVQRVLSANNLRAAKMAPVIGAAFKMAVPFIVIVPGILALSVLKNPDGSMMHLVPGDIAAATHQHAYDEVLPLMLIRYCGPGLLGLGITALVAGFMSGMAGNVSAFSTVWTYDLYGAYINKKASDKHYVAMGRWSTVVGMLISIASAYILAHASSIMDYVQALFSFFIAPLFGTVILGMLWKRATKAGGFYGLLAGTVSSIGMFIYVHQGGKAALAKIALSPDAQPMAENLFRALWSWLICVFVTVVVSYMTTPKTDAELEGLVYGATAIPDDGATTLWQKPIFWASVVAVVFVGLNLLFF; from the coding sequence ATGAACCCAGCCGCTCTCAGCATGTTCGCGCTTACGACTCAACTGACGTCGCTCTCCGCGCTCGACATCACTATTCTGCTGCTCTACTTCGCAGTGGTCATCTTCATTGGTTTTTATGTGAAGGGTTCCACCAACACCAGTGAAGAGTTCTTCCTCGCGGGACGCGAAATGTCCGCGTGGATTGCGGGTTTGAGCTTCGTCTCGGCGAACCTCGGCTCGCTGGAACTCATGGGCTGGGCGGGCTCGGCGTATCAGTACGGCATTCTGGCGACGCACTGGTACTGGATCGGCGCGATCCCCGCGATGCTCTTCCTTGGCATTGTGATGATGCCGTTCTATTACATCTCGAAGACGCACTCGGTGCCGGGCTACCTGCAGCTTCGCTTTGGCGAGGGCGCCCGCGCGCTGTCGGCGACGAGCTTCGGCCTGATGACGATTCTGATGTCCGGCGTGAACATGTACGCCATGGCCGTCGTGATGAAGACGATCCTTGGCTGGAACATCACCTTCAGCATCTGGGTAGGCGCGGTCACTGTCGCGATCTACGTGATGCTCGGCGGTCTGCGCTCGGCCATCATCAACGAGGTGCTGCAGTTCATCCTCATCTGGGCCGGCGCGGCGTTGATCCCGATCCTCGGCTTGATCGAGGCTGGTGGCTGGCACAACCTGAAGGCACAGATCGCGCAGAACGTCGGCAACACAAGCTACACGCATCTCTGGGCGAACACCGGCACCTTCGCGTCAAACCCCATGGGTGTGAACTGGTTCGGCCTCGTCTTCGGTCTCGGCGCGGTGGTTTCGTTCGGCTACTGGACGACCGACTTCCTTGTGGTTCAGCGCGTGCTCAGCGCGAACAATCTGCGCGCCGCAAAGATGGCTCCGGTCATCGGTGCTGCGTTCAAGATGGCTGTGCCGTTCATCGTGATCGTCCCGGGCATCCTCGCGCTCTCCGTGCTGAAGAACCCCGACGGCAGCATGATGCACCTGGTCCCGGGCGACATCGCTGCGGCCACGCATCAGCATGCGTATGACGAAGTGCTTCCGCTGATGCTCATTCGCTACTGCGGTCCTGGCCTGTTGGGTCTCGGCATCACCGCGCTGGTCGCAGGCTTTATGAGCGGCATGGCGGGCAACGTTTCGGCGTTCTCCACTGTGTGGACCTATGACCTCTACGGCGCGTACATCAACAAGAAGGCCAGCGATAAGCACTACGTCGCCATGGGCCGTTGGTCGACGGTCGTCGGCATGTTGATCTCGATCGCCAGCGCCTACATCCTCGCGCATGCGTCGTCGATCATGGACTACGTGCAGGCGTTGTTCAGCTTCTTCATCGCGCCGCTCTTCGGCACAGTCATCCTCGGCATGTTGTGGAAGCGCGCGACGAAGGCTGGCGGCTTCTACGGTCTGCTCGCAGGCACGGTCAGCTCCATCGGCATGTTCATCTATGTGCACCAGGGCGGCAAAGCAGCGCTCGCGAAGATTGCGCTCTCGCCCGACGCACAGCCCATGGCGGAGAACCTCTTCCGTGCTCTGTGGAGCTGGCTGATCTGCGTCTTCGTTACCGTTGTCGTCAGCTACATGACGACGCCGAAGACGGACGCGGAGCTCGAAGGTCTGGTCTATGGTGCAACAGCGATCCCCGACGATGGCGCAACGACGCTTTGGCAGAAGCCGATCTTCTGGGCGAGTGTTGTGGCGGTCGTATTCGTCGGCTTGAACCTGC
- a CDS encoding TonB-dependent receptor has product MTFRNQSLGRWLCCAVLLSASLAARAQRDQASVTGIVKDASGATVPNVQVIVENTDTGVKTTTNTDSSGFYRIFNLPIGHYIVHFTHEGFRPYDRTGIMLSVSQVAEIDAKMLVGAQTEVVQVTTQAPLLQTEDAKMEVTLENETVTDMPLSIQGGRTLSTFMFAYMPGVEGSDYASHVNGSPAMTKEVMIDGTSAVSQLGGYLSESQPPMEAINQFQVDTAGIRATDGRTGGGVFKYEMKSGTNDIHGAVFGFLRNSVFDANDWFNKYTYGSSYPRPSDNMSQWGLGVGGPLIKDKLFWYGAFERYMFSNFSRGGLGSVVPNAAFLNGDLSALLNKTVTLGTDSAGNTIYQGAIFDPTTGNVFVNNQIPTTRFSNVSKNIIQLYQQYYQPIANPTPGAAGNNAMPSQTLPWEHISMVSGKIDYYLSKKDHFGGSYIYNSSPRILADQGGIWSYSTPNGGPMANSYDHFVHAPSARIAWFHTVNDHLLNTARFTFNRFYNPSKAISGAGNWDSKLGLGTYGSGNFPKITFGGSSYLSTYNMSSLGSQFNDFYAANTFIYNDDLSWVIGRNTLTMGVEFRAQQFNSHADSGVLSVDFDAAQTGAPNASYATSVGHSFASFLLGATNSAGVSQPNQLYGRRKSFSAYVSDDLKLTSKLTLNFDLRWDWNAPYKEKNGHWSSFNPTAANSVTGVPGALQFLSNGDQSWTNRQVWTNFAPHVGAAYQITPKTVLRGSFSIFYTPLNLNSWGAVPYSFDPGYVPSSQIQPSGQRLSKWQNWDTPYSNYATFTNAVKNPAYTQWGMVQIDPRMLTPGNTQQFMAGVQRDLGGKWVGSIDYIGNHSYHLQTSVLSGNQPSPSAYAALATRGTQWNWVSDAASAAAAGVPYPYQGFAGSAYMAITPNPLVATSYGPLFVVGSPVGNANYQSMQILVKRTAGNGLSMMASYVLSKAHGDTDSNFQELWWTGSVQNIYDRNRERNTVASFDQTHIVKGYISYILPFGRGRQFLGGSNRFVDSLVNNWMFNGDFHYASGTPMQVFSSNYYPGFNNVYANIVPGCNMVRGNKGIGGQYLNTSCFQNPNAAVGQLGNGSNFYDNARNIGLATEDLGIIKGINITADGRVKLQLRGDFFNIFNRRGLGAVDASMTSVTFGKVIGEGGPGPRTGQVGARISF; this is encoded by the coding sequence ATGACGTTTCGCAATCAATCGCTGGGTCGCTGGCTATGCTGCGCGGTTCTTCTCAGCGCCAGCCTGGCGGCACGCGCACAGCGCGACCAGGCATCGGTCACCGGCATCGTAAAGGACGCGTCGGGCGCGACGGTGCCCAATGTGCAGGTCATCGTCGAGAACACGGACACTGGCGTGAAGACGACGACCAACACGGACTCGAGTGGTTTCTATCGCATCTTCAACCTGCCCATCGGCCATTACATCGTCCACTTCACGCACGAGGGCTTCCGCCCGTATGACCGCACTGGCATCATGCTTTCGGTCTCTCAGGTGGCGGAGATTGACGCGAAGATGCTGGTCGGCGCGCAGACTGAGGTCGTGCAGGTAACGACGCAGGCCCCGCTGCTGCAGACCGAAGACGCGAAGATGGAAGTCACGCTCGAAAACGAAACCGTGACGGACATGCCGCTCTCGATCCAGGGTGGGCGCACACTCTCGACGTTTATGTTCGCGTACATGCCGGGCGTCGAAGGCTCCGACTATGCCTCGCACGTGAACGGCTCGCCGGCGATGACGAAGGAAGTCATGATCGACGGCACTTCTGCCGTGTCGCAGCTTGGTGGCTACCTCAGTGAATCGCAGCCGCCGATGGAAGCGATCAACCAGTTCCAGGTAGACACGGCGGGCATTCGCGCAACCGATGGCCGCACGGGCGGCGGTGTCTTCAAGTACGAGATGAAGTCGGGCACGAACGACATCCACGGCGCTGTGTTTGGCTTTCTGCGGAACTCGGTCTTCGATGCGAATGACTGGTTCAACAAGTACACCTACGGCTCAAGCTATCCGCGTCCAAGCGACAACATGTCGCAGTGGGGTCTCGGCGTTGGTGGTCCCCTCATCAAGGACAAGCTCTTCTGGTACGGCGCTTTCGAGCGTTACATGTTCTCGAACTTCTCGCGTGGCGGCCTGGGTTCCGTCGTTCCGAATGCAGCATTCCTGAACGGCGACCTCAGTGCCCTGTTGAACAAGACGGTGACGCTAGGTACGGATAGCGCTGGCAACACGATTTATCAGGGCGCAATCTTTGATCCGACGACGGGCAATGTCTTCGTCAACAATCAGATTCCGACGACGCGTTTCAGCAACGTGTCGAAGAACATCATTCAGCTCTATCAGCAGTACTACCAGCCGATCGCAAACCCGACTCCGGGCGCCGCGGGTAACAACGCGATGCCGTCGCAGACGCTGCCGTGGGAACACATCAGCATGGTCAGCGGCAAGATTGACTACTACCTGAGCAAGAAGGACCATTTCGGCGGCAGCTACATCTACAACAGCAGCCCGCGCATTCTCGCGGATCAGGGCGGCATCTGGAGCTACAGCACGCCCAACGGCGGACCGATGGCGAACTCGTACGATCACTTCGTGCACGCTCCGTCGGCGCGTATCGCATGGTTCCACACGGTGAACGATCATCTGTTGAACACGGCTCGCTTTACCTTTAACCGCTTCTACAACCCGAGCAAGGCAATCTCCGGTGCGGGGAACTGGGACAGCAAACTCGGTCTTGGCACCTACGGTTCGGGTAATTTCCCGAAGATCACCTTCGGCGGTTCGAGCTATCTCTCGACGTACAACATGAGCTCACTGGGCAGCCAGTTCAACGACTTCTATGCAGCGAACACCTTCATCTACAACGACGACCTGAGCTGGGTGATCGGACGCAACACGCTGACGATGGGCGTGGAGTTCCGCGCGCAGCAGTTCAACAGCCACGCTGATTCCGGCGTGCTGAGTGTTGATTTCGACGCAGCGCAAACAGGCGCACCGAACGCATCGTATGCCACCTCGGTGGGCCACTCGTTCGCGAGCTTCCTGCTGGGTGCAACCAACAGTGCCGGTGTCAGCCAGCCGAACCAACTGTATGGCCGTCGCAAGAGCTTCTCGGCGTATGTGTCGGATGACTTGAAGCTGACCTCCAAGCTGACGTTGAACTTCGATCTGCGTTGGGACTGGAACGCTCCTTACAAAGAGAAGAACGGTCACTGGTCGAGCTTCAACCCGACCGCTGCTAACTCTGTGACCGGTGTTCCGGGTGCGCTGCAGTTCCTCTCGAACGGCGATCAGTCATGGACAAACCGCCAGGTGTGGACGAACTTCGCACCGCACGTTGGCGCGGCGTATCAGATCACGCCGAAGACGGTGTTGCGTGGATCGTTCTCGATCTTCTATACACCGCTCAACCTGAACTCGTGGGGTGCTGTGCCCTACAGCTTCGATCCGGGTTACGTGCCGTCGAGCCAGATTCAGCCGTCGGGCCAGCGTCTCTCGAAGTGGCAGAACTGGGACACGCCGTACTCCAACTACGCCACCTTCACGAACGCTGTGAAGAACCCTGCGTACACACAGTGGGGCATGGTGCAGATTGATCCTCGCATGTTGACTCCGGGCAACACGCAGCAGTTTATGGCGGGCGTGCAACGTGACCTTGGCGGCAAGTGGGTCGGCTCGATCGACTACATCGGCAACCACAGCTATCACCTGCAGACGAGCGTGCTTTCGGGCAATCAGCCTTCGCCTTCGGCGTATGCTGCGCTGGCCACGCGCGGCACACAGTGGAACTGGGTCAGCGATGCAGCTTCGGCGGCAGCGGCTGGCGTGCCGTATCCGTACCAGGGCTTTGCAGGCTCGGCCTACATGGCGATCACGCCGAACCCGCTGGTGGCCACCAGCTATGGTCCACTGTTCGTCGTGGGCTCGCCGGTCGGTAATGCGAACTACCAGTCAATGCAGATTCTTGTGAAGCGCACCGCGGGTAATGGCTTGTCGATGATGGCCAGCTATGTGCTTTCCAAGGCGCATGGCGATACGGACTCGAACTTCCAGGAACTCTGGTGGACGGGTTCGGTGCAGAACATCTACGACCGCAACCGCGAGCGCAACACGGTGGCTTCGTTCGATCAGACGCACATCGTGAAGGGCTACATCAGCTACATTCTGCCCTTCGGTCGCGGCCGTCAGTTCCTCGGCGGATCGAACCGCTTTGTGGACAGCCTGGTGAACAACTGGATGTTCAACGGCGACTTCCACTACGCCAGCGGCACACCGATGCAGGTGTTCTCCAGCAACTACTATCCGGGCTTCAACAACGTGTATGCGAACATCGTGCCGGGCTGCAACATGGTGCGTGGCAACAAGGGAATTGGCGGGCAGTACCTCAACACCTCCTGCTTCCAGAACCCGAACGCAGCAGTTGGCCAGCTTGGCAACGGCAGCAACTTCTATGACAACGCTCGCAACATCGGCCTGGCCACAGAAGACCTCGGCATCATCAAGGGCATTAACATCACGGCAGATGGACGAGTGAAGCTGCAACTCCGCGGCGACTTCTTCAACATCTTCAACCGCCGTGGTCTGGGCGCCGTTGATGCCAGCATGACAAGCGTTACCTTCGGCAAGGTGATCGGCGAAGGTGGACCCGGACCGCGTACCGGTCAGGTGGGAGCGCGCATCTCGTTCTAA
- a CDS encoding SGNH/GDSL hydrolase family protein, producing the protein MKLRSITRKAALWPRFACVGVMFALAATSIAAQHAQPWVASWGSSQMAPWGTEPLTAKAFDGAMVHERVRLSVGGDHLRITVDNTFGATPLVLRSVKLSLKQTGVEKTAMFAGSAAIEVPAGAKLISDAMDVKVAALSDLDVTLQIDKAPGVATYHSGARATTTIDSPEPKAPKTLPRWYFLSAVEVSGQPAAATVVALGDSITDGHGATTDGNDRWTDVLARKLQSSKSTSGLGVVNEGIGGNGILRQFIGPSALARFDRDVLSIDGAKYLIFFEGINDIGSLDRLEVHPQADHDALVAQLKLAMTQMVWRAHSHGLKVFGATITPFLGSDYYHPSVTTEGDRTKLNAWIRTSGVFDGVIDFDAVVRDPAHPDHMLPAYDGGDHLHPGPAGYKAMGESIDLRLFEDRKK; encoded by the coding sequence ATGAAACTGCGCTCCATAACCCGTAAAGCCGCTCTCTGGCCCCGATTCGCTTGCGTAGGCGTGATGTTTGCGCTGGCGGCGACCTCAATCGCGGCGCAACATGCGCAGCCGTGGGTAGCGTCGTGGGGTTCGTCGCAGATGGCGCCCTGGGGTACGGAGCCCCTGACGGCGAAGGCTTTTGATGGCGCCATGGTGCATGAGCGCGTGCGGCTCTCGGTGGGTGGCGATCATCTCCGCATCACCGTGGACAACACCTTCGGCGCAACGCCGCTGGTGCTGCGCTCGGTGAAGCTTTCGCTGAAGCAGACCGGGGTAGAGAAGACCGCGATGTTTGCGGGGAGTGCCGCGATTGAGGTGCCTGCGGGCGCGAAGCTGATCTCCGATGCCATGGATGTGAAGGTGGCTGCATTGTCAGACCTCGACGTGACGCTGCAGATCGACAAGGCGCCCGGGGTGGCGACGTATCACAGCGGCGCACGCGCCACGACGACGATTGATTCGCCAGAGCCGAAGGCGCCGAAGACGCTGCCGCGCTGGTATTTCCTGTCGGCAGTAGAGGTGAGCGGCCAGCCGGCTGCCGCGACGGTTGTGGCCCTGGGGGACTCGATCACCGATGGCCACGGTGCGACGACGGACGGCAATGATCGCTGGACGGATGTCCTCGCGCGCAAGCTGCAGTCGTCGAAGTCAACGAGCGGCCTGGGCGTGGTGAATGAAGGCATCGGCGGCAACGGCATTCTGCGCCAGTTCATTGGGCCGAGCGCGTTAGCGCGCTTTGACCGCGATGTCCTCTCGATCGACGGCGCGAAGTATCTGATCTTCTTTGAGGGCATCAACGACATCGGCTCGCTGGACCGCTTGGAAGTTCATCCGCAGGCGGACCACGATGCGCTCGTAGCGCAGTTGAAGCTTGCGATGACGCAGATGGTGTGGCGCGCTCACTCCCATGGTCTCAAGGTTTTTGGCGCAACGATCACGCCGTTTCTGGGCTCGGACTACTACCACCCGAGCGTCACGACGGAAGGTGATCGCACGAAGTTGAATGCGTGGATTCGCACGTCGGGCGTGTTCGATGGCGTGATCGATTTCGATGCGGTGGTGCGCGATCCGGCGCACCCTGACCACATGCTGCCGGCGTATGACGGCGGTGACCATCTGCATCCCGGACCAGCAGGTTACAAGGCTATGGGCGAGTCAATCGACCTGCGCCTGTTTGAAGACAGGAAGAAGTAG
- the xylB gene encoding xylulokinase, with amino-acid sequence MYLGIDCGTQGTKALLVNEKGESLGRGYAKHELVERSNGAREQQPEWWVAALKIAVRDALQSASTTEPVLALGVSGQQHGLVVLDENKQVIRPAKLWNDTETAPQNSAIIERLGGKDAFFARFGIVPLTGYTVSKLLWLAEKEPENFARVRHILLPHEYLNFWLTGELRAEFGDASGTAFFDVRKREWTREVLDAIDGGTGQLFAALPELVNSDGIVGKLRPEVAAELGLSPECVVSSGGGDNMMGAIGTGNVREGVVTLSLGTSSTVYSFSTHPANDPTGNVAPFCSSSGGWLPLVCTMNATNVVTGTVQLLGKHVTDIDASLDKTEPGADGLVFLPYLNGERTPDLPDARGSLHGISSTNFTPDHMIRAAVEGVSFGILSGLDLVLEGRQAETIQVIGGGARSRAWRQLLADASGATIQVPEEEESGCLGAAIQAIVAYSATQGQPQSFADIAVTMVRVNPASTCTPRAEKRAGYDAARAAFRKQFAQIYSAT; translated from the coding sequence ATGTATCTCGGAATTGATTGCGGAACGCAGGGCACGAAGGCGCTGCTGGTAAATGAGAAGGGCGAAAGCCTTGGTCGCGGCTATGCGAAGCACGAGCTGGTGGAGCGCTCGAACGGTGCACGCGAACAGCAGCCCGAGTGGTGGGTGGCGGCGCTGAAGATCGCGGTGCGCGATGCGCTGCAGTCGGCTTCGACGACCGAGCCGGTGCTGGCACTGGGCGTGAGCGGGCAGCAGCACGGCCTGGTCGTGCTGGATGAGAACAAGCAGGTGATTCGCCCGGCGAAGCTGTGGAACGACACTGAGACCGCGCCGCAGAACTCCGCGATCATCGAGCGCCTTGGCGGCAAGGACGCGTTCTTTGCGCGCTTCGGCATCGTGCCGCTCACGGGTTACACCGTCTCTAAGCTGCTGTGGCTTGCCGAGAAGGAACCGGAGAACTTTGCGCGCGTGCGCCATATTCTGCTGCCGCATGAGTACTTGAATTTCTGGCTGACTGGTGAGCTTCGTGCGGAGTTTGGCGATGCGTCGGGCACGGCGTTCTTCGACGTGCGCAAGCGTGAGTGGACGCGCGAGGTGCTTGACGCCATCGACGGCGGCACGGGCCAGCTCTTTGCGGCTCTACCGGAGCTGGTAAACTCCGACGGCATCGTCGGCAAGCTGCGCCCTGAGGTTGCGGCGGAGCTTGGTCTCTCGCCGGAGTGCGTGGTGTCTTCGGGCGGCGGCGACAACATGATGGGCGCCATCGGCACGGGCAATGTGCGCGAAGGCGTAGTGACGCTGAGCCTCGGAACGTCGTCCACGGTCTACAGCTTCAGCACGCATCCGGCGAACGACCCGACCGGCAACGTCGCTCCGTTCTGCTCGAGTTCGGGCGGTTGGCTGCCGCTGGTCTGCACGATGAACGCGACGAACGTTGTGACCGGTACGGTGCAGTTGCTCGGCAAGCATGTCACGGACATTGATGCATCGCTCGACAAAACCGAGCCGGGCGCGGATGGCCTCGTCTTCCTGCCGTACCTCAACGGCGAGCGCACGCCTGATCTTCCTGATGCACGCGGCTCGCTGCATGGCATCTCGTCTACCAACTTCACACCGGACCATATGATTCGCGCCGCGGTGGAAGGTGTGAGCTTCGGCATCCTCAGCGGGCTGGATCTCGTGCTCGAGGGCCGCCAGGCGGAGACGATTCAGGTGATCGGCGGCGGTGCTCGCTCCAGGGCATGGCGTCAGCTGCTCGCCGACGCCAGCGGCGCCACGATTCAGGTGCCCGAGGAAGAAGAGTCCGGCTGCCTCGGCGCGGCGATTCAGGCGATAGTGGCGTACAGCGCGACGCAAGGCCAGCCGCAGAGCTTTGCAGATATCGCCGTCACGATGGTGCGGGTGAACCCGGCTTCCACGTGCACCCCGCGCGCGGAAAAGCGCGCCGGCTATGACGCCGCCCGGGCCGCGTTCCGCAAACAGTTCGCCCAAATCTACTCAGCCACTTGA